Proteins co-encoded in one Campylobacter ornithocola genomic window:
- a CDS encoding motility associated factor glycosyltransferase family protein, whose product MNTYETNFNKNLGALEEYNTILADKIEDVKTNKRFEVFAGENTFDINIYDHELKQNLYDNPEKFFDEKYNEIYSKYERYPVLFFYGLGNGLLYKALLKNENHKSIIVFEPNIEILYIVFHLIDFSQELKDKRLYVVENFDKTHLNIFLGKELHVRNYLQNIKLFTHSPYYNNYKDVCVFEKNTQELCLNLITELGNDPKDSLQGITQLLHNLPYQLANPSLKDLLKQRKDKIENAIIVSTGPSLIKQLPLLKEYASKASIICADSAYPILAKHNIKPDYVLSLERIERTSEFFNNDFGDFDKDILFVLVSMVFPKTIEYLKKNGRNFMLVHRPLPFAQSLNMNDYGYLGSGMSVANMAYELAVKLGHKNIILIGQDLAYGEDGNSHPKDYHYFKEDFEGSRKQGLFVTAYGGNKEVETNRWWKIFKETFEKDIALMNPLDIKTYNATEGGARIEGSIEKPFKELCEELLREDKVLFGKLQGLNEKEFKDKKDEISKRLDYKIQKISQILINGKNLKEELKDTLNYTSHSNNIHELDFKKILNTNDSLHLLKADIEKMLELGEVLNPALKNIELELAKISLMSAHTQEDKKIRMITWLLKHELWIEQLIKYLDILLEILQKEQK is encoded by the coding sequence ATGAACACCTATGAAACCAACTTCAATAAAAACCTAGGAGCTTTAGAAGAATACAATACCATCTTAGCTGATAAAATAGAAGATGTAAAAACAAATAAGCGTTTTGAAGTATTTGCAGGGGAAAATACTTTTGATATAAACATATACGATCATGAGTTAAAACAAAATTTATATGATAATCCTGAAAAATTCTTTGATGAAAAATACAATGAAATTTATTCTAAGTATGAAAGATATCCTGTTTTATTTTTTTATGGTTTAGGTAATGGTTTATTATACAAAGCTTTATTAAAAAATGAAAATCATAAAAGCATAATAGTTTTTGAACCTAATATTGAAATACTTTATATAGTTTTTCATCTAATAGATTTTAGCCAAGAATTAAAAGATAAAAGATTGTATGTGGTGGAAAATTTTGATAAAACGCATTTAAATATATTCTTAGGGAAAGAATTACATGTGAGAAATTACTTACAAAATATCAAATTATTTACGCATTCTCCTTATTATAATAACTATAAAGATGTTTGTGTTTTTGAAAAAAATACTCAAGAACTTTGTTTAAATCTTATCACAGAACTTGGCAACGACCCTAAAGACTCCCTCCAAGGCATAACCCAACTTTTACATAATCTACCTTATCAATTAGCTAACCCTAGCCTAAAAGACTTACTCAAACAAAGAAAAGATAAAATAGAAAATGCTATTATAGTTTCTACTGGTCCATCTTTGATTAAACAATTACCTTTATTAAAAGAATATGCTAGTAAGGCTAGTATTATATGTGCTGATAGTGCTTATCCTATATTAGCAAAGCATAATATTAAGCCTGATTATGTGTTGTCTTTAGAAAGAATAGAAAGAACTTCTGAATTTTTTAATAATGATTTTGGTGATTTTGATAAAGATATATTGTTTGTTTTAGTTAGTATGGTTTTTCCAAAAACCATAGAATACTTAAAGAAAAATGGTAGAAATTTTATGCTAGTACATAGACCATTACCTTTTGCACAAAGTTTAAATATGAATGATTATGGTTATTTAGGCTCAGGTATGAGTGTGGCTAATATGGCTTATGAATTAGCTGTAAAATTAGGTCATAAAAATATTATCTTAATAGGACAAGATTTAGCTTATGGTGAAGATGGGAATTCTCATCCTAAAGATTATCATTATTTTAAAGAAGACTTTGAAGGAAGTAGAAAACAAGGTCTATTTGTAACAGCTTATGGTGGTAATAAAGAAGTAGAAACAAATAGATGGTGGAAAATATTTAAAGAAACATTTGAAAAAGATATAGCCTTAATGAATCCACTAGATATAAAAACTTACAATGCCACTGAAGGTGGAGCTAGAATAGAAGGAAGTATAGAAAAACCTTTTAAAGAGCTTTGTGAAGAGTTGTTGAGGGAAGATAAGGTTTTGTTTGGGAAATTGCAAGGTCTAAATGAAAAAGAATTTAAAGATAAAAAAGATGAGATTAGCAAAAGATTAGATTATAAGATACAAAAAATCTCTCAAATTCTTATTAACGGTAAAAATCTCAAAGAAGAACTAAAAGATACTTTAAACTATACTAGTCATTCTAATAATATCCATGAGTTAGATTTTAAAAAAATTTTAAACACCAACGATAGCTTACATTTGCTCAAAGCCGACATAGAGAAAATGTTAGAATTAGGGGAAGTATTAAACCCTGCTTTAAAAAATATAGAATTAGAACTAGCCAAAATTTCGCTTATGAGCGCTCATACTCAAGAAGATAAAAAAATTCGTATGATAACTTGGCTTTTAAAGCATGAGTTATGGATAGAACAACTCATTAAATATCTTGATATTTTACTTGAAATTCTACAAAAAGAACAAAAATGA